The following coding sequences lie in one Rutidosis leptorrhynchoides isolate AG116_Rl617_1_P2 chromosome 4, CSIRO_AGI_Rlap_v1, whole genome shotgun sequence genomic window:
- the LOC139840092 gene encoding copper transport protein ATX1-like, protein MSQTVVLKVGMSCGGCVGAVKRVLGKMEGVETFDIDLEQQKVTVKGNVQPDAVLQTVSKTGKKTEFWPVEGASATA, encoded by the exons ACTGTTGTTCTTAAGGTAGGTATGTCATGTGGCGGTTGTGTTGGAGCCGTGAAAAGGGTTCTTGGCAAAATGGAAG GGGTGGAAACTTTTGACATTGATCTGGAACAACAAAAAGTGACGGTGAAGGGTAATGTGCAGCCAGATGCTGTTCTCCAGACCGTTTCCAAAACCGGGAAGAAAACCGAGTTTTGGCCCGTAGAAGGAGCATCAGCTACTGCTTAA